TAAAATTTGTTTAGAGCTTTTTCTAAAGACCTTGTACTTTCTTTTTTTTGTTCGTTTCACAAACTTTGCTCCATGGCTGGAATAATAATTTTCATGGGTTTAATTCATCTTTTTTGGATGTTTTTAATGCAAAGGTGTTTTTATGGATAGAGTTAAAAGAAAAATTCCCTATCTCTCACTGAGAAATAGGGAATATAAAATAGAGTTTTTATGATATTAATCGTTAGGTTTATCTACGATTTCAACATCAGCATCTTCAATTTTTTCGTTGCTTGAAGATGAAGAACTTCCTGAAGGAGGTTTGGTACTAAAGCTATGTTTTTTCAAATCTTCAGTATTAATATTTGGTCCTCCCTGAGCATTTGCTGCCGAAGCCGCCGCAGAAGATGCGGATTGAGACTGCATAGCTTCGCCGATTTTTTGCATATGACGGCTGAGCTCGTCAGAGGCTTCTTTAATTTTTTCTACAGGGGCATCTTCTTTCAAAGCTGTACGGACGTTTTCGATACGTTCGTTAATTTCTTTGGTTAAAGATTCAGGAATATTGTCTTTATAATCTGTTAGGGCTTTTTCAGCTCTGAAGACTGTACTGTCAGCTTCATTTTTTACATCGGAAGCTTCGCGTCGTTTTTTATCTTCTTCTTTATTAGCTTCAGCATCACGGATCATTCGTTGAATTTCATCTTCTTTTAATCCTGAGCTTGCTTCGATACGAATTTTTTGTTCACGTCCACTAGCGGCATCTTTTGCAGATACGTGTAGAATACCGTTAGCATCGATATCAAAGGCTACTTCGATTTGAGGATGTCCTCGAGGTGCTGGAGGAATATCGGTGAGGTCAAATCTTCCGATTTCTTTGTTATCTTTTGCCATAGGGCGCTCACCCTGTAAGACAACAATTGTTACCGCAGGTTGGTTATCTGCAGCTGTTGAAAAGATTTGTTTTTTCTGCGTAGGGATTGTTGTGTTTCTCTCTACGAGTGGGGTCATCACTCCTCCGAGGGTCTCAATACCTAAGGATAGAGGAATAACGTCGAGAAGTAATACGTCCTTAACTTCCCCGCCAAGAACTCCACCTTGAATAGCGGCTCCAATAGCAACGACTTCATCGGGGTTAACACCTTTGTTTGGCTCTCTACCGAAAATAGATTTTACGATGTCTTGAACAGCGGGCATTCTGGACATACCACCGACGAGCAGTACATCATCGATATCGCTTGCGGAAAGTTTAGCGTCTGCTAAAGCTTTAATGCATGGAGATTTTGTACGTTCGATTAGATTAGAAGCGAGTTTTTCGAATTGTGCACGTGTTAGCGTTAAAGCTAAGTGTTTAGGCCCGCTAGCATCCATAGTGATGAATGGCTGGTTAATTTCTGTAGTTGACATTCCTGAAAGCTCGATTTTAGCTTTTTCAGCGGCATCTTTAAGCCTTTGAAGAGCCATATTATCTTTGCTGAGGTCTATGCCTTCTTGTTTTTGGAACTCTTCGATCATCCATTTGATGATTACTTCATCGAAGTCGTCTCCTCCTAGGTGAGTATCTCCGTTTGTAGAGAGCACTTCAAAAACGCCATCACCGATTTCTAAGATGGAGATATCGAAAGTTCCTCCTCCGAGGTCGAAGACAGCGATTTTTTTATCACCTGCTTTATCGATTCCGTAAGCAAGAGCTGCTGCTGTTGGTTCAGGAATGATACGTTTTACGTCTAATCCTGCGATACGTCCGGCATCTTTTGTGGAAGCTCTTTGAGAATCGTTGAAGTAAGCAGGAACGGTAATCACAGCTTCTGTTACGGGCTCTCCGAGATAAGCCTCTGCGGTTTCTTTCATTTTTATAAGCACTTGAGCGCCGATTTCTTCAGGGGTGTAGTGTTTTCCATCTACTTCGAAAACAGCGTCGCCTTGTGATCCTGCAGCTACCTTGTAGGGCACTGTTTTAATTTCAGACTCTACTTCGGAATATTTTCTTCCTATGAAACGTTTTGTGGACGCCAGAGTCTTATCAGGATTTGTAACCGCCTGTCTTTTTGCAGGAATTCCTACTAATTTTTCTTGTCCTTTGAATGCAACGATAGAAGGGGTTGTGCGTGTTCCTTCTGAAGAAGTAATGACTTTAGCTTGTCCTCCTTCCATGACAGATACGCAAGAGTTTGTTGTCCCTAAGTCTATACCGATAATTTTACTAGATTTTTTTTGTTCGCTCATGATTAGTACCTAATCTCTAGGGGTTTAATTTTACTTTTCTACTTCTTTCCCTTGGGATGAGGGAGATTTTGCTACTTTGACTTTTGCCACGCGGATTGGGCGTTCGCCAATTTTATATCCTTTCGCAAATTCTTCCACGATAGTTCCTTCGGGGATTGTTGATGTTTCTTCTGTTTCTACTGCTTCGTGTAAAAATGGATTAAATTTCTGTCCTACTGAGGAGTACTCAACAATACCCTTCTCTTCGAAAACTTGTTTAAATTGCTGTAGGATCATATTGAATCCTAGTGCCCAATTTTTTACTTCGTCTGACATTTGTGATGCAAATTCTAAAGCTTTTTCCATGCTTTCAATAGGAACTAAGAAGTCTAACAAGGCATTTTCAACAGCGTACTGCATCATTTCTTGACGTTCTTTTTGCATACGCTTACGGGAATTTTCTGATTCCGCAAGGACCATTAAGTATTTATCGTTTTTTTCTTTTAGCTCAGCCTTTAGTGTCGCTATTTCTTGTTGGAGGTCTTGAATCTCATTTTCGGTTGAGGGAGTTGATGGATTTTGCTCCTCATTGTCGTTTGAGCTGTCTGTCATGCCGTCTCCTTAGGGGGTAACAATTTTATAGAAGAGTATCTTGCCAATAGCGTGGGTTCATTAGAGAGTTTGGGATCGGAGGGACAAGGTCTTCTGAAGGATAATTTAAATTTATAAAAGCTTTGCGTTAGACTTGCTTTAATCTTGTCTGCAAATACTGTTAGGGTTTTATAAATCTCTTTGTAAGGGAGATTTATAGGACCGAGCACGCCAAAGGCTCCTAGTGGCGTGCGATTCATGTAATAAGGAGTAGTGATGACTGTACATTGGGGATTAGGGGTTCCGAAAATGTCAGCAAGTTCGTTTCCTATGAATGCTGTAGGTCGATCTCTGTGCATGCCGATATCGAGTAGTTTGCACATATGACGACGGTTTTCAAAAAATGACAATCCCAAGGCGAGCATATCCGGCTCTTTAAAAGACTCGTATCTTAATAGCTTAGACAAGCCTGTTTGATACAAATCTTCCTCACTGAAGTTGCAATAACGTGTTAGGTAACGAACGACTACTTCGTTATATAGGGTCATTCCCAGGTCTTCTTCTTTTTTTGAGATAGCCTCTGTGGGAGGTTGTTTGCGAATATGATTTTGCAGGAACGTTTCAATACGCTTCAAGGAAGCGGGATTTGATGTTTCTGGCAACCATAGGGTGTCTGTAAATATCTGACCGAATTCTGTAGAGAGGATAACGACGATACGTTGTTCATCTACCAAGGAAAGTTGGATGTTGGTTACAGCATCGTTTTCAAATCTTGGTGAGGAAAAGCAGGTAGGCAATTGGAGAGCTTCTCCCAATAGCTCCGATGCTTTTTGTAGATCTTTAACAATGTTCTGGCTTTCTTCTGGTAGTTGGCTTAACAAATGCATCGTAGCATCAGGAAGCTCCTCTTCGAAGCTCTCCGCACAATGATCTACATAATAACGATATGCGAGATCTGTGGGAATTCTTCCCCCAGAGACATGATTTTTCTTTAGAAATCCTTTGGCTTCTAACTCTGAAAAATAATTTCTAATTGTGGCGGTGCTCAGATTCGAACTCTCGTACTCTTTCAAAGTTTTTGATCCAACGGGCTGTCCTGTTTTTAGGTACAACTCTGTTGTTGTTAAGAGTATGTAAAGGATCTTAGACTCGCGTTTTGATATCCATGACCTGGACATGTCAGCTTTCCAATATAAGTAATCTATTCTTCGATGATTATTAACTGCTGATTATTATAGGAAAACAGTCTCCTGAGGTCAAGGTTATTTAGCACTCTTAAGCGAAGAATGCTAATTGCTCCTTAGAAAATAGGAGAGTGAGGGCCTCGTTTGGGGAAGTGATTCTCGCACCACTTTAAAAAATCTTTTGGCTCTACGGAGAACTTTTCTTTGGATCGGGACTCTATTTCTAGGACCCCGGAGTTATGAAAAGTTTTTCCTAGAATCAGTTTATATGGAATGCCTATAAGATCGCTATCTTTTAATTTAAACCCAAGTCTTTCATTGCGATCATCTAGCAAAGGGGCAAATCCATATTCGTTGAGCTCCTTGTAGAGTTTTTCTGCGATTTCTTCGGATGGGGTGTCACCACCGTTATATAGGATAGCAATGTCAAAAGGAGCGATTTCCTGGGGCCAAACAATACCACGATCATCAGCGAGCTGTTCTATACAGGCGGCTAGGGTTCTTCCGATTCCGATTCCGTAAGTTCCCATCCAGCATATTTGTTTTTCACCTTGCTCATCTTGAAATCCTACTTCGAAGCATTCTGTGTAGCGAGTGCCAAGATTGAAAATGTGAGCAACTTCTACACCTTCGAAGATTTCATAGGGGGCATTGCCATTTGCCGGACAGGAATCTCCTGCTTCTGCGAGGAGGAAATCTGCATATTCCGGACGGGGAATATCACGGTCCCAGTTTACATTTTTATAATGTTTATCTTTAGTGTTTCCTGCACATACGAAATTTGTCATGCATCGTGTGGTTTCATCAGCATAGAATTCGATAGGGCAGTTTAAAGGACCTATAAAACCTTTTTCTGTTCCTAAATGTTTTAGGATGTCTTCATCGGATGCAAGCGAGCATTCATCAGCGTTGAGTTTTGATCTGACTTTTGTCAGGTTAATTTGTCGATCTGCGCGAATGCCTATAGCGGCGAACTTATCTTTTTCCCCATAGGAAAGCTTAACAACGAGAGTTTTAACAATTTTATGTTGGGGGAGGGAGAAAAAGTCTGCAAGATGTTCAATAGTTCTTACGTCAGGAGTCGCTACTTCTTCTATAGGAAGGTGTTCTTTATCGTAGGTATATTGTGGGGGCTGCGCAACAGCAGCTTCAATATTTGCTCCGTAATCACCACTTACACAAATGGTATCTTCGCCTAAAGAACAGAGCACATGAAACTCTTCGGATTTTCCCTTGCCGATTTTCCCTCCATCGGCTTCTACAATCACATACTTAATACCTAATCTATCAAAGATATTTTGATAGGCTTGTCTAAGCTTGGCGTATTGCTCATTCATTTGCTCTGGAGAATCTGAGAAGGTGTAACTATCTTCCATGAGGAATTCTCTGGCGCGCATCAAACCAAATCTTGGGCGAATTTCATCACGGAATTTCGTTGCTATTTGATACAGGTGAATAGGAAGTTGTTTTCTTCCTGATAACCATTGGGAAACAAACATAGAAACAACTTCTTCGTGAGTAGGAGCCAGACACATTTCTTTATCTTCTCTATCCGTTAGGGTGTAGAGAAGCCCCTCAGAACGAAAAGCTTCCCAACGTCCTGTCTGTTGCCACAATTCCGCAGGATGAAGAATAGGAAGCACGAGTTCTTGTCCACCTATGGCATTAAGTTCTTCTCGAATGATCTCCATCATTTTACGAGCAACACGCCAAAATAACGGCGTGTAGGTGTAAATGCCCTTAGCTGTTTTAAAAATGTAGCCAGCTTTCTCTAGAAGCTCATATGACAGTACAGCTGCTTCCTTATTGGCATTTTTAGAAGTTTTGTAAAAAAGCAGAGAAGTTCTCATAGGGCGACAATCACAGATTTTTGATTTTTAACCGACAGATATCGAAATAGATGACACGTCCTCTTGCAAGAGTGTAGATCCAATACGAATCGACCAATCTTAACACAGAGGCTTTTCTTGATCAATTGTTGCTGATAAATGAATTCGAGGTGCTTTTAGTTAAGATTATTTGCAATCCTCTTTTGTATTTAAAAGATAAATAGGAAATGAGCTAATAATTAAACTAATTAAAAGTATATTTTTTTATTTTTTATTTAGGAATTCCATGTCATCAGTAAGCGGAACTTCAGGGGGAGCGCCTAACCCAAACCCGATTCCAGGAAATAATCGTACGGATGGTGCTGGGGATAATCAGGACAACACGGGTGTTACCTCATCGGGAGAAAGAGTAGAGGTTACCTCTACGGGAGGAGTCAACCCCACTGATCCAGCGGGAAACCAAGCTGCAGCGGTTAGTGCAGTAGCTGCTCCTATATTAGATGCTGACAGTAGAGGGGCTTCGGCTTTACCTCCATCTTCTGATGCTGCTGCTGTTGTTGCAGGAGCTGTAGAATCAGCCTCCGAGCCCTCTCAAGAGGTGTTGGCAGAAGAGCTGGACCTAACAGAAGCGGAAATACAGAATTTTGCCATGATGGTGGGTACCGGATTAAATGAATTGGGGTCTGCGAAACTCAGTTACGTCATTGTAGGTGGGTATGGATCACTAGCCCCTCAGTTAAGTCCTGAAGAAGCTGCGGAGCGTCTTGCTTATGCACGAGAACAGTATCAAGAAATACTAACTACATTGACGGATCTAGAAACAAAATCTACCCATTTAACATCCAAATTAGGAGACATGCATAAGAGTATGTCGGGATTGAGCATCGAAGCTTTCGAAAGAAAATTCGGAAAGAGAGCTCAGTCTATTATGGGGAGCTTAGAGTTTTTGGGGTTAGGGTTTGAAGGAGATGGATGGAAAATAGATCCCAGAGGGGCTATTCCTTTATTATCCAATCAGCTTAGAGAGTTTTCTGCTTCTGTAGCAAATCTGGAGCTTCCTGGAACAACAAGGGAAGAAGCCCCCGCTACTACGCCTGCAAGTGTAGAAGAAGCCCCTGCTACTACTACGCCTACAAGTGAAGTAATCTCTCGTTGGGACTCATTCCTTAATCGTATGCGAACACTGCTTCATGAGATGGTAGAGCGGTTTCAAATTCTATACGACAGGCTGTTATTCTGCTTTTTCTGGATTATAAACAAGGTTCGCGATCTATTTGGTCGCTCTGATTCCGAAGGGGATTCGAATGAGGATCCGTTTGGTTATGGTGGGGATACGAGACTCTAGTGTGTTTTCGTTAAAATCCTTAAGAGCTGCTGTGTCTTTGTTCGGAGCGTTGCAAATTGTTGTGGTTGCGTCTCTGTATTGTTAGGGTTATTTAGAAGTCGTTTGCAGTTGGTCTTAATTATAAATTCTTAATTAGTTGTTAATTTAATTAAGAGTGTTTTTTCATTTTTGTTTGGTAGCTCTATGTCGTCAGTAAGCGGAAGTTCAGGAGTGGGACCTAGTCCGAAGCCAATTCCGGATAACAGTAATCATGGGGATGGT
This window of the Chlamydia sp. BM-2023 genome carries:
- the dnaK gene encoding molecular chaperone DnaK — its product is MSEQKKSSKIIGIDLGTTNSCVSVMEGGQAKVITSSEGTRTTPSIVAFKGQEKLVGIPAKRQAVTNPDKTLASTKRFIGRKYSEVESEIKTVPYKVAAGSQGDAVFEVDGKHYTPEEIGAQVLIKMKETAEAYLGEPVTEAVITVPAYFNDSQRASTKDAGRIAGLDVKRIIPEPTAAALAYGIDKAGDKKIAVFDLGGGTFDISILEIGDGVFEVLSTNGDTHLGGDDFDEVIIKWMIEEFQKQEGIDLSKDNMALQRLKDAAEKAKIELSGMSTTEINQPFITMDASGPKHLALTLTRAQFEKLASNLIERTKSPCIKALADAKLSASDIDDVLLVGGMSRMPAVQDIVKSIFGREPNKGVNPDEVVAIGAAIQGGVLGGEVKDVLLLDVIPLSLGIETLGGVMTPLVERNTTIPTQKKQIFSTAADNQPAVTIVVLQGERPMAKDNKEIGRFDLTDIPPAPRGHPQIEVAFDIDANGILHVSAKDAASGREQKIRIEASSGLKEDEIQRMIRDAEANKEEDKKRREASDVKNEADSTVFRAEKALTDYKDNIPESLTKEINERIENVRTALKEDAPVEKIKEASDELSRHMQKIGEAMQSQSASSAAASAANAQGGPNINTEDLKKHSFSTKPPSGSSSSSSNEKIEDADVEIVDKPND
- a CDS encoding nucleotide exchange factor GrpE — translated: MTDSSNDNEEQNPSTPSTENEIQDLQQEIATLKAELKEKNDKYLMVLAESENSRKRMQKERQEMMQYAVENALLDFLVPIESMEKALEFASQMSDEVKNWALGFNMILQQFKQVFEEKGIVEYSSVGQKFNPFLHEAVETEETSTIPEGTIVEEFAKGYKIGERPIRVAKVKVAKSPSSQGKEVEK
- the hrcA gene encoding heat-inducible transcriptional repressor HrcA, with product MSRSWISKRESKILYILLTTTELYLKTGQPVGSKTLKEYESSNLSTATIRNYFSELEAKGFLKKNHVSGGRIPTDLAYRYYVDHCAESFEEELPDATMHLLSQLPEESQNIVKDLQKASELLGEALQLPTCFSSPRFENDAVTNIQLSLVDEQRIVVILSTEFGQIFTDTLWLPETSNPASLKRIETFLQNHIRKQPPTEAISKKEEDLGMTLYNEVVVRYLTRYCNFSEEDLYQTGLSKLLRYESFKEPDMLALGLSFFENRRHMCKLLDIGMHRDRPTAFIGNELADIFGTPNPQCTVITTPYYMNRTPLGAFGVLGPINLPYKEIYKTLTVFADKIKASLTQSFYKFKLSFRRPCPSDPKLSNEPTLLARYSSIKLLPPKETA
- a CDS encoding proline--tRNA ligase; the encoded protein is MRTSLLFYKTSKNANKEAAVLSYELLEKAGYIFKTAKGIYTYTPLFWRVARKMMEIIREELNAIGGQELVLPILHPAELWQQTGRWEAFRSEGLLYTLTDREDKEMCLAPTHEEVVSMFVSQWLSGRKQLPIHLYQIATKFRDEIRPRFGLMRAREFLMEDSYTFSDSPEQMNEQYAKLRQAYQNIFDRLGIKYVIVEADGGKIGKGKSEEFHVLCSLGEDTICVSGDYGANIEAAVAQPPQYTYDKEHLPIEEVATPDVRTIEHLADFFSLPQHKIVKTLVVKLSYGEKDKFAAIGIRADRQINLTKVRSKLNADECSLASDEDILKHLGTEKGFIGPLNCPIEFYADETTRCMTNFVCAGNTKDKHYKNVNWDRDIPRPEYADFLLAEAGDSCPANGNAPYEIFEGVEVAHIFNLGTRYTECFEVGFQDEQGEKQICWMGTYGIGIGRTLAACIEQLADDRGIVWPQEIAPFDIAILYNGGDTPSEEIAEKLYKELNEYGFAPLLDDRNERLGFKLKDSDLIGIPYKLILGKTFHNSGVLEIESRSKEKFSVEPKDFLKWCENHFPKRGPHSPIF